In Planococcus versutus, the DNA window CATCTTCTCCTATTTCGAACAAATGGAAAGCATCTTCTTTTGCAATTTCGCGCATCAACATCGCACTTTCTAATACTTTTTTCAAGCTGTCAAAATCTGCGATCCGAATATGCACGGGGCCAAGCCCTGTAATTGCAAACTCCAGTGGCACAGGACCGTTTTGCCACGGTGTGCCGGATGCTACACCTCTGTTGTTTTCGTCTGAAATCAGCATATATTGTTGATCATCAAAATCGACGAACGAAATTGTTTTTTTGCCGAATACTTCTTCGATATCTTTATGTGCCACTTGGTATTTATCAAAACGTTTGATCCAGTAGTTGAGCGCGCTATCCGTTGGCACGCGGAAAACTGTTTTGTAAATTTCGTTTGTTCCGTGCACGCCTTTTTGAATGTTCGGGAAGTCAAAAAACGTCATATCTGTTCCCGCTGACCCTTTATCATCTGCAAAAAATAAATGATACGTTTGAATATCGTCTTGATTCACCGTTTTTTTGACAAGACGCATGCCCAATACATACGTAAAAAATTCATAGTTTTTTTCCGCGCTGCTAGTGATGGCTGTTACGTGGTGAATTCCTTTTAATTCGTTCATCAAATTCTCTCCTCTTTCTGAAGGTAATTAATATCTCGAATTCGAGATATATAAGTAAAAAAATTTAACTGCTCTTTCAGAAAAAATTATGATAGTTTATCAATTTACTTTGAAACAATTTACCTTTAATTCGAGATAATAATACCACGTAGTTTTTTTGACGTCGAGCTTTTGATTTACCTCGCCTTTTACAAATTAAAATCTATCATACTAATACTTTCCAACTTGTAACCCCAAAAAAGGAATGGACATCTTCCTTCCATTCCTTTTGCATATTTCACAAAGTAAAAATTGTTATTCTGCTTTGTCTGTGTCATTCAACCGATCCAGTATCGTAATCGTTTCTGACAACTGATTGTTGAAAATATTCTTAGCCACGTCTAATAATTCAATAATTAACGGATCCCGTAACGAATAGATTACGCGGTTTCCTTCTTTACTACCGGTGACAATGTTTTTTGACCTTAAGACGGTTAATTGCTGCGAGACGGCTGAACCTTCACTTTCGGCGAGTTGCTGGATTTCGTTAACGCTTTTTTTTCCGTCGGCTAAAATTTCTAGAATGCGAATTCGAAGCGGATGTGCTAAGGCTTTGAAAAATTCGGCTTTAAACTGCTGCATGGCTATATCCAAACTAGTTTTCTTCCTCTCTCTACTTGTTTTAAATTTCCTCAATCCGTTTATAATCTAGACCTGCTGACAAAGCGGTACATTCCTTAAAGGCAAAATGCTGACAGCCTAGACATTTGTTTCGATCAAGTTTTTCTAACGAAAAATCAATGGCTTCGCCTGTATGTTCAAAGAAATGCTCTTCTCCAGCATCGTCATACAAGCCCGTTTTTTTCATGACACTGAGCGGATGTGGTTTCATTCCAGAAAATATAACAGTACCGTGTTTTGAAAAGTCTGTAATGATATTTGATAAATACGCTTCACCTGTTGTATCCATGAAAGGCACTTTCCCCATTCTCAGCAACAAGATATTCGGTTTGTAATGAATGGTTCGCATAATCGATTGCTCGAAGGTTTGAGCAGAACCAAAAAACAACGGTCCTTCTACGTTAAAGATACTGATTTGTGGACAGTCGCGGCTATTGGTTACACGGTGAGTAGCCATTCGTTCATCTTTATCGTCTGGGTCTGGCAATGCTTTTGCGATGACCAGTTGCTCGCTCATTTGTTTGGCGAACAAAATAACCGCAGCGATTAACCCAACTTGGACGGCTACCGTCAGGCTAACAAAAACCGTTAATAAAAAAGTAATGAGTAACACAAGTGAATCGGCTGTCTTTGTTTTTACTAACGAGACAAACACATGCCGCTCACTCATATTCCAAGCAACAATCATTAACACAGGCGCCATGCTCGCTAGTGGAATTGCGGATGCATAAGGAGCGAAAAGAAGGAGCACCAATAACACAACCACTCCGTGAATGATTCCTGAAAAAGGAGAAACGGCTCCATTTTTTATATTGGTCGCCGTTCTCGCAATCGCACCCGTAGCTGGAATTCCGCCAAATAATGGCGTCACCATGTTCGCAATTCCTTGTCCAATTAGCTCTCTATTGCTATTGTGCTTACTGCCCGTCATGCCATCCGCAACAACGGCAGACAATAACGATTCAATTCCACCGAGCATCGCAATGACAAAAGCGGGACCAATCAACAGTTGAATCTGTTCAAACGTGATTTCAGGAAGATGAAATGCTGGCAGCTTATTTGAGATTTCACCAAATGCTGAACCAATCGTTGCAACTTCACTTGGAAAAAAGACAGTCGCAAAAATTGTCGAAACCAATAAGCCGATTAAAGGTCCTGGCACTTTTGGCAAAATTTTTGGCGTCAGCATCACAGCAATCAGACAAACTACAGCGGTTAACACACTATACACATTAATCGTATCGATGCGAAGTAAAATTTCTTTCACATTCATAAAGAACGATTCGTGCTTTTCCACACCGCTCAATCCTAAAAAATTGGCAATTTGTCCAACAAAAATGAGAATGGCAATCCCCGAAGTAAAGCCGATTGTCACTGGTCGTGGAATGTATTTTATTAGCGATCCCAGTTTGAAGATTCCCATTAAAACGAGCATAATTCCCGCTAAAAATCCTGCCAACAATAAGCTCTCGTATCCGTAAGTAAGTACAATAGCAAACAAGATTGGAATAAACGCTCCCGTTGGACCTCCAATTTGAAATTTTGACCCACCAACTATCGAAATCAAAATACCTGCAATAATGGTCGTATAAATTCCATACTCGGGATCTACACCCGAAGCAATCGCGAAAGCCATGCCTAATGGAATCGCGATCACTCCAACTACGATGCCCGATAACAAATCTTTTTTAAAGCTTTGGAATGAGTAGCCAGCATATCTTCCCGTGAAAATCGACTTCTTTTCCATACTAGGACCTTCTTTATATTTTATAGTATATCTGGTTATTTGAATATATTATAATACAAACATATACCCTATAAAAATAATTGTCAAATAGTCTATAAAGTATTTGGTTGCTAAAAGACGCGATTTCCTCTCTTGTACTAAATTAGATAAGTAGTTTGGAGTGCAAGCGTTCGACTCGACTGAAGCGGAAAGTAATTCGTTTAGTAGGAACAATAAAAAGACCGTTCCAGCGTCATCTTCATGACGGTCTAGGACGGTCTCTTATTTCAATTTAATTTGTTTATTTATCCCGAAGTGGCTCAAAAGCATTACTCCATGCATTCACTTGGTCAAGTAAAGTCATCACTGACTTTTCATGAAGATCTGCCGGCTTAAACTCGCTCATTTTCACGAAATCAGTAAATAGTGACATGGCAGGATGTGTTCTGACAGTCGCGATTTGAAGTTCTGCTAAAATGACCCGCAATGCTTCAGCTGCGCGAACACCACCCGATGAACCGTAACTGACAATTCCTGCTGCTTTGTTGTTCCACTCTGGATACAAATAATCAATGGCATTTTTCAAGGCTGACGTTACACCATGGTTGTATTCTGGGCAAATAAACACATAGCCATCCAGTTCGTTGATTTTTTTAGACCACGGAATAGCTTCAGGAGTCTTATAGTCTTGACTGTAAGCTGCTGAAATTGGTTCTGCGTACATGGGTAAATTGAATTCAGCCAAATCCACTACTTCGTAATCAGCGTCTCCACGCTTATCAGCAATGTCTTTCACCCACTGAGCAACTTGCAAGCTATTACGTCCTGGTCGTGTACTGCCTGTAATAATCCCGATCTTTGTCATGAATGAGTTCCTCCTCAAATTGTGGTGCGGTCTTAGCTCTACGAACCTTCACTCCTTGATGTCTCTTAATCATAAAGGAAATAAGATTCGATTTCAAATATAATGTCAGAATATTCTTTTTAAAAACGTGAGTTTAGGTCACTATTGTATATTTGCTTTAAAATCTTATGTATTAGTAAATGCTCCTCTGTCTTATACTGCATAAAGGATGTTTTCATTTTGTTGGTGCTGAACAAAAAAATCTCAAAAAAAAAACGCATGAAGCGTTTCTCTTTTAAGGATTAGTTCCCTCTATTATTCAGCTGATGTTAAATCTTCAATCGAATCAATGTCCATATATTCTGGAACAACAAATCCAATTTTTGCGCCTTCTAAGTTTACGCCAAGATCGACTAAATCGTCACCATACGTTTCAAGCTGACTAGCGTGAGTTCCAGGCAACCACGCTGCTACCATAGCATCTGCTTGTCCCTCAGAAACTGCCTGCCACATTACAGCGTTATCAAGCGGTGTTAACGTTACGTCAAAACCTTGGTTTTCTAAAACTTTTCCAACAACATTTGTAGAAGCTACTTCTGTGTCCCACTCAACATATGCTAATGTGATTTCTGTGCCATCTACTTCTTCTGTACCATCTGTCCATACTGCAACTCTATCGGCATTATCTTCTACCCAAGCAGCAGTTGCTTCTTCAACATCTGCACCATCTGAAACTTCAAGCATGATGCTTTCAATATCAGCAGACTCCCATTCAAATTGGTCAATAATTTTGTACGCTTCTGGTTTTTCTTCTTCCAACCCTTTACGAGCCATTGTTTTAATGGTTTCAGCATCTCCGAATACACCTTTTGGATCTTCCAAGTACTTCAAATCATACTTTTGGAACTTCCAATGCGGACTCCAGCCTGTAACGATAATAGGTTCTTCGTTATCAATCGCTTCACCTAAAGCTGTTGCCATTGCACCACTTGAAGAAGTAACAATTTCCCAGCCTTCAAGATTTTCGTACTCTTCTGTTGCTGCTTCAGATGCAGCAACTACACCTGCACCTGGTTCAATGCCTGTAATTTTGTAACCCATTTCTTCACCGTAATTTACTTCTCCATTCGTATCTTCTGAGCTTTCTTCTTCAGTTCCACATGCTGCGATAACTAGTGTAGGTGCGATAACAAACATAAGTCCTAAGTGTTTCCATTTTTTATTGAACATTATAAATCGATCTCCTTTTTCTTTGTATTTTAGTTGGTTCTATTTTATCTAGAAAGTTTGCTATGTTAGCTTTCTACTCTCTCTTTTCCTGTGACACTTTGCGTAAATCGATCGATGATGATTGCCAAAATAACAATCCCGAGACCTGCAACAAATCCTGTTCCTACATCAGAACGTTGCAAGGAAGATAGCACTTCTCTGCCAAGACCCGGTGCACCAATCATCGATGCAATAACGACCATAGACAATGACAGCATAACGGTTTGGTTAATACCTGCCATAATGGTCGCTTTTGCCATCGGAAGCTCGACTTTAAAAAGCTTTTGCATACCGGTACTTCCAAATGCCTCAGAAGCTTCCACTAATTCTTTCGATACTTGTCGTATTCCCAGGTTCGTAAAACGAACCGTGGGTGGAGTGGCAAAAATCAATGATGCAAAAATACCAGGAACCATTCCGATGCTGAAAAAAGCAACAGCTGGAATCAAGTAAACAAAAGCCGGCATAGTTTGCATAAAGTCGAGAACCGGGGTAATGGTGTTTTCTGCGATTTTGCTTTTCGACATTAAAATCCCAATTGGAACTCCTATTGCAATTGACAACAAACTAGCGACTAGAACCAATGTAAACGACAGCATCAATTCTTCCCATAAGCCTTGATTCCAGACGAGCAATAGCCCCAGAAGAGAAAATATAGCCAACCCAAATCGTTTGCCGCTGATGAAGAATGCCAGAACAGCGACGATGAAGATGACGACTAGTGGCGGGACTGCTGCGAGTAAGTCAGCAAAATCTTCTAAGCCATCTCCAAATTCATTTTTTAATGGATCAAATAAAAATGCAAATGTATCAGATATCCAATCCGTAAAATCCGAAACAAACGGAGCCAATGGAATTTCCGGTATTTTATCCATTAAATTAAGCATCGTCACGGTTCACCTCGCTTTCTCCAGCAAGTGCTGAAATCACGGCACCGCGCACAATAATGCCCAATAATTTCCCGTCTTCTACGACCGTAATTGGGACAGGAGAGTGATGACTCACTTCAAATAGTGCATTCATCAATGTATTTTTTGTGACAATTGGTGCATCTGTTCTTAAGATTGTTTCTAACGCTTTTGTTTCTGATTTCAATGCATGAGAAGCATCTTCCGCTGTTACGTATCCTTTTAAGTTCCGCTTGCTGTCTATCACGTAAATACTTGAAATGCCTTCTTCTTTCATTCTCTCCAACGCAACACGTGGGCCGTGTTTGTCGATATTGATTGTTTCCGGCCGTTTCATAATATTGAACGCCGTCAATACTTTCGAGCGATCAACATCCTGAACAAATTTTTTAACGTAATCATTTGCCGGATTTACTAATATTTCTTCTGGTGTTCCCACTTGCACGATAGAGCCATCCTTCATCAACGCAATTTTGTCTCCAATACGCAAAGCTTCATCTAAATCATGCGTGATAAAAATAATGGTCTTTTTCATACTTTCTTGTAAATCCAATAACTCATCTTGCATTTCTTTTCGAATTAATGGGTCAAGTGCCGAGAAAGCCTCGTCCATCAACATGACTTCTGGGTCGTTCGCCAATGCTCTGGCTAAGCCAACACGCTGCTGCATACCTCCGGAAAGTTGAGAAGGAACTTGGTTTATGTGTCCTCCTAAACCGACCATTTCTAGCGATTTTTTCGCTTTTTCGTTTCGCTCTACTTTACTAATCCCTTGAATTTCCAATCCATAAGCAGCATTTTGCAAAATCGTCAAATACGGAAAAAGAGCGAAGTTTTGAAATACCATACTCATTTTCGTCCGACGTACACGACGCAAATCTTTTTTATCCATTGCAGCTAGGTTTTCGCCATCTATAAATACTTTACCTTCTGTCGGATCAATCAATCGGTTCAGTAAACGAACCAATGTCGATTTTCCACTTCCTGAAAGACCCATAATGACAAAAACCTCACCTGCCTCTACTGTAAATGATGCGCGGTTTACACCTACTGCACTACCCGTCATCTTTAAAATTTCCTCTTTGGTTTTTCCTTCATCAAGCAATTTTAAAGCCTGCTTAGAATTCTTACCAAATACTTTTGATAATCCCTCTACTTTAATAATTGACATTATTTTTACCTCCTCTGCTATTCAGCTTTTCGTATAGATAGAAGAGCATTTTCAAGTTTTCCCAAATAGGCCCTTAGAAATTCTTTATCTAAATGTAAATAGTGAGTAATTACCTACTATTTAACCTGTCTAATTTAACACTTGTCCCACTATACGCATAAATTCTTATCATTACAAATGTTGCAAGGCTATTACCTGCTCTAAAACAAGACAGTTCCATTTTTTATCGCACTCAAATTAACTCGTGACTTCTTTCCTATTTTTTCTATAAATACGTTTATAGCAGTACTTGAAGAAGAGTAAAAAGAATGTTTTTTTTGATTTTTTCTCTTTGCATTATTGTAGAGATATATCGCAAAATATTTTTTTTTTAGTTGTTTCAATGAAATATCCTTGACTGACTACAAGTAAAAGAACAACTTCTGCTGTCTTCAAGATTCTTCACAACCTAGATTCTTCTCATATCAATTCGCTCACTAAATCACTGTATAATGAACATCAAGGAGGTTGATGCAAATGATTCGAATATTAGCAGTAGATGACGATATACACATGTTGAATTTTGTAGCGACTGAGCTTCGTCAAACGGGCTATGAAGTTGTTGAAGCGACTTCAGGTGAAGAGGCATTGCAGTTGCTTGAATCCGAAACAATGGACTTAGCTGTTGTTGACGTTATGATGCCTGGCATGAATGGCTTCGAATTGACACGAATTGTCCGGACCGAATACGATCTTCCGGTTATTTTGCTAACAGCTCGACATCATATAGAAGATAAAGAACGCGGATTTTTAGCAGGCTCTGACGATTATTTGGTGAAACCCTTTGAAGCAAAAGAATTGCTCTACCGCGTCAAAGCTATTTTACGAAGATATAACCATCCTGAAGACGACTTGCTCATTGTGGGGTCTTTAACCATTGATTTGAAAAGCTATGAAGTCCGATCTATTAATGGCATTTTATTTATCCCTTTAAAAGAATTTGAGTTGTTGGCTCTTTTGGCGTCTAAACCGCGGCAAGTGTTGAGTCGGGACTTGATTATTGAATCAGTATGGGGCATTGATTTTCAAGGAGATGAACAAACGGTAAGCGTCCATATTAAACGACTGCGTCAACGACTAGAACGTTTTTCACCGGATGTCCACATTGTCACAGTAAGGGGCGTAGGGTACAAACTGGAGGTAAGTGGATGAGTCTTTATGTGAAATTTATTTGGTTTACATTCGCAACCATGCTTGTCAGCAGCAGCATTGCATTTTTTGGAATGAATGCCTATTACCACAGTCATTTAAAAGAGCAAAACAACGACAAAAATCTGGCCATTGCTCTGTCTTTTGCGGATTTTTTGGATGATGCATCTTCAGATCGAGCAAAAGCCACGTTAACGATGCTGGGAGACGCCGGCTATCAACTTTATGTAACGAATGGAGAAACTACCGAAAGTTACGGTGGTGAATACCGAGATAAGTCAATTGCTCAATCGGATATTCAACAAGTTCTTGATGGTCAAGTATTTAACGGAATTCGTGATTTTCCTCGCGAAACGTTTGTGACCGGTTTTTTTGCCAACGAGTTAAAAAACACAGTGGGCGTTCCGATCAAACTGGGTGGGGAGACGTATGCGCTTTTTATGCGCCCTGACATTAAACTGCTGTTTCAAGAACTTCACTTATTATTTGGTGGTTTGGCAGTAGGCATTATATTACTAAGTTTTATCGGCATGTTGATCGTTGCGCGTTTACTGATTCAACCGATTACCAAATTGACACAAGCTACTGAAAAAATGGGGACGGAAACTTTTGATGTGCCACTCGCCATCCATCGAAAAGATGAGATTGGCCGATTGGCTGATCAGTTTTTAACGATGCGTTCACGCATCGAGCAATCCACATTAAAGCGCAAAGAATTTGTGCACAATGTGTCTCATGATATTCAATCACCGCTTCATACCATTCAAAGTTATTTGGCACTGCTTCAAAAAGACGGCATTGGCAAACGAGAAAAACAACAATACACAACAATAATTCAAGAAGAAACTACACGTTTGTCATCATTGACAAAGCAATTGCTCACTTTGGCGTCTTTTGATGCAGAAGCGGCAGAACTTGTAGAAAAAGTAGATATCGCCCAACAGCTTCAGCAAACCCTGTCGCATTTGCGTTATGCATTCGAAGAAAAAGAACTCGGCATCTCCGCACAACTTGCTGAAGGTTGTGTAACAGGCAACGGCGTGCTTCTTCAAACAGTGTGGGAAAACCTATTGACCAATGCCATCAAATACAGTGAACCTGGCAGTTCGATCGATGTTCAGTTAACAGCAACTGCTGAATACATGATTTTGCATTTACAGGATGAAGGCATTGGCATGTCACCAACTGAAGTTGAACACGCTTTTGACCGATTCTACAGAGCAGATCAAGCACGAACCCGTTCTTCAAAAGGATCGGGTCTAGGTCTTGCAATTGTAAAAGAAATTATAGAGTTACACAGTGGAACCGTCGACATTTCTAGTGCCACTGGTGAAGGATCGACTGTTCGAGTTATACTTCCGCGCATACTATAACCTCTTCTATTTAAAAAGCTGACAATTTCTTTTACAGAAAAATTGTCAGCTTTTTTAGGATTGTCACGCCTCGTTCATCTTCCGTTCATGTTGACAGACTAAAGTAGAGTTATCAAAGAAACCGGAGGCGTTAACATGAACATTGCATGGAAGGAAATTAAAAAGAACAAAGTTCGCTTTATCATTTTGGGCTCAATTGTTTTTCTCGTCAGCTTATTGACGTTTATCATATCGGGATTAGCTAACGGCTTGTCACAAGATAATGCGGCCCTCATCAAAAGCTTGCCCGATGGACAGTTTTACATGGCTGAAGATGCGGAAGGAACTAATAGTTTGTCACGCATCGACCTTAAAATTCAAGATCAAACGCTATCAGAAACAAAAGACGCTGTTGCTTTATCGATTCAAATGGGCTTTTTAAATGACGAAGACGATAAGCAGCGAAGTGTCGCATTTGTTACGTCTACTGAATCTCCATTATTTGAAAATGTAGAGAAAGGCGAAATTGTTTTAGATCGCTCATTACAAGAAGCTGGTTTGAAAGTCGGCGACACGTTAACAAACGATCAATTTAGTGGTGAATTTACCGTTAAAGAATTTGTCGATCAGCAAAAATACAGCCACGCCCCTGTTGCTTTTATCAACATGGAAAATTACAAAGAAATGTACCGAACCAATGAAATGCAATTACTTTTCGTACCTGAAAACAGTGAGTTTCCAACAATTGCTGGTTTGCAGTCTTACACAAACAAAGAGTTTCTCTCGGCTATTCCAAGTTATAGCGCCGAACAATTATCACTTAACATGATTGTCTGGTTTTTAGTTGTCATTAGTGCTTTACTGTTTGCGATTTTCTTCTATATGATGAACGTCCAAAAAATCGGATTGTATGGTATTTTGAAAGCCATTGGTGTAAAAACCAGCACCTTATTCAAAATGATGTGGACGCAAATGTTCTTTATCACCACTATTGCACTGGTCTTCTCTATTGGGTTGAGCCAATTATTCAATCAATTCGCACCAGCAGGAATGCCGTTTAGCTTGACTGCTACTGTCACAATCCAGTTGTCGATTGTGTTCTTAGTTATTGGCTTTATCGGCGCTACTTTATCTGGTATTCAAATTAAAAAAGTCGAACCACTACAAGCGATTCAACAAGGAGAGGTTTAATATGACCATTTTCACAGCTCAAGAAGTGCGAAAAACGTTCACAAATGGTGAAGTCGCAGAAGAAATTTTAAAAGGAATTGATTTATCTCTTCAAGAAGGTGAAATCACTGCTCTTGTCGGCGCTTCAGGTTCTGGTAAAAGTACATTGTTGACAATCGCCGCAGGCCTTCAACCAACTTCAAAAGGACAAATTGTGTTTAATGGCCAAAACATGACCGATATGAGTTCGGAACAAATCCGCCAACTTCGCGCAAGCGAGTTTGGCTTCGTTTTTCAAGCCGCTCACTTGGTTCCTTTCTTAACCGTAGAAGAACAATTGTTGCTCATGCTTGATGTATCCGGAACCAACCTATCAAAACAGCAGCAAAAAAAAGAAGTGAGTCGATTGCTCGAACAAATTGGCATGGAGCACCGAAAAGATGCTTATCCCGCTTCTTTATCCGGCGGTGAAAAACAACGTGTTGCTATTGCTCGTGCCATTATCCACAAACCCAAAATGTTATTTGCGGATGAGCCTACAGCAAGTTTGGATTCGAAACGTTCTAAAGAAGTCATGTCTTTGATCCGCGAGTTAACGCGGACTTTGAATATTACGACTTTAATGGTTACACATGACGAAGAAATGCTATCCTATGCAGATCATGTCATTACGTTAAAAGACGGATTAGTTGAGTAATTGCTAAAAATAGAAATAGAAAAAGCCTCTATAATTTCCTATCGCACTAAATCAGTGCTAGCATAAAGCCACATCGATCTATCAGAATATCACGACTATTCTATAAATGGATGTGCGTATTGCACCAAGTGCGATGCTGAAGATGTACGGATGGGAAAACAAAAGGAGGAAATTATACAATGATTACTAACCTGCACCCAAAACTAACTAACGGACTCAATGACTATCCAGAAGTAAACGACTTTTCCGGTGGAACCTTACAATGTCTTTGTGAATCAAACAAAGTAGAAGTGAAAATAGATGCACAAACATTGCATAACCACGCATGTGGTTGTTCGAAGTGTTGGAAACCCGAAGGTGCTACGTTTTCATTAGTAGCTGTCGTTCCTAGTGAAAAAGTGCAAGTGATCCA includes these proteins:
- a CDS encoding NADPH-dependent FMN reductase, which produces MTKIGIITGSTRPGRNSLQVAQWVKDIADKRGDADYEVVDLAEFNLPMYAEPISAAYSQDYKTPEAIPWSKKINELDGYVFICPEYNHGVTSALKNAIDYLYPEWNNKAAGIVSYGSSGGVRAAEALRVILAELQIATVRTHPAMSLFTDFVKMSEFKPADLHEKSVMTLLDQVNAWSNAFEPLRDK
- a CDS encoding ring-cleaving dioxygenase, whose protein sequence is MNELKGIHHVTAITSSAEKNYEFFTYVLGMRLVKKTVNQDDIQTYHLFFADDKGSAGTDMTFFDFPNIQKGVHGTNEIYKTVFRVPTDSALNYWIKRFDKYQVAHKDIEEVFGKKTISFVDFDDQQYMLISDENNRGVASGTPWQNGPVPLEFAITGLGPVHIRIADFDSLKKVLESAMLMREIAKEDAFHLFEIGEDGNGAQVIVEHNTSLPSGRQGFGTVHHAAFRVADTDVLQEWIDRMQSLGFHTSGYVDRFFFESLYARVGQGILFEWATDGPGFMDDEPYETVGEKLSLPPFFEPKREEIEQLVRPIDTIRSTRTFEKEYL
- a CDS encoding ABC transporter permease, which encodes MLNLMDKIPEIPLAPFVSDFTDWISDTFAFLFDPLKNEFGDGLEDFADLLAAVPPLVVIFIVAVLAFFISGKRFGLAIFSLLGLLLVWNQGLWEELMLSFTLVLVASLLSIAIGVPIGILMSKSKIAENTITPVLDFMQTMPAFVYLIPAVAFFSIGMVPGIFASLIFATPPTVRFTNLGIRQVSKELVEASEAFGSTGMQKLFKVELPMAKATIMAGINQTVMLSLSMVVIASMIGAPGLGREVLSSLQRSDVGTGFVAGLGIVILAIIIDRFTQSVTGKERVES
- a CDS encoding response regulator transcription factor, with translation MIRILAVDDDIHMLNFVATELRQTGYEVVEATSGEEALQLLESETMDLAVVDVMMPGMNGFELTRIVRTEYDLPVILLTARHHIEDKERGFLAGSDDYLVKPFEAKELLYRVKAILRRYNHPEDDLLIVGSLTIDLKSYEVRSINGILFIPLKEFELLALLASKPRQVLSRDLIIESVWGIDFQGDEQTVSVHIKRLRQRLERFSPDVHIVTVRGVGYKLEVSG
- a CDS encoding ArsR/SmtB family transcription factor, which encodes MQQFKAEFFKALAHPLRIRILEILADGKKSVNEIQQLAESEGSAVSQQLTVLRSKNIVTGSKEGNRVIYSLRDPLIIELLDVAKNIFNNQLSETITILDRLNDTDKAE
- a CDS encoding quaternary amine ABC transporter ATP-binding protein, encoding MSIIKVEGLSKVFGKNSKQALKLLDEGKTKEEILKMTGSAVGVNRASFTVEAGEVFVIMGLSGSGKSTLVRLLNRLIDPTEGKVFIDGENLAAMDKKDLRRVRRTKMSMVFQNFALFPYLTILQNAAYGLEIQGISKVERNEKAKKSLEMVGLGGHINQVPSQLSGGMQQRVGLARALANDPEVMLMDEAFSALDPLIRKEMQDELLDLQESMKKTIIFITHDLDEALRIGDKIALMKDGSIVQVGTPEEILVNPANDYVKKFVQDVDRSKVLTAFNIMKRPETINIDKHGPRVALERMKEEGISSIYVIDSKRNLKGYVTAEDASHALKSETKALETILRTDAPIVTKNTLMNALFEVSHHSPVPITVVEDGKLLGIIVRGAVISALAGESEVNRDDA
- a CDS encoding sensor histidine kinase yields the protein MSLYVKFIWFTFATMLVSSSIAFFGMNAYYHSHLKEQNNDKNLAIALSFADFLDDASSDRAKATLTMLGDAGYQLYVTNGETTESYGGEYRDKSIAQSDIQQVLDGQVFNGIRDFPRETFVTGFFANELKNTVGVPIKLGGETYALFMRPDIKLLFQELHLLFGGLAVGIILLSFIGMLIVARLLIQPITKLTQATEKMGTETFDVPLAIHRKDEIGRLADQFLTMRSRIEQSTLKRKEFVHNVSHDIQSPLHTIQSYLALLQKDGIGKREKQQYTTIIQEETTRLSSLTKQLLTLASFDAEAAELVEKVDIAQQLQQTLSHLRYAFEEKELGISAQLAEGCVTGNGVLLQTVWENLLTNAIKYSEPGSSIDVQLTATAEYMILHLQDEGIGMSPTEVEHAFDRFYRADQARTRSSKGSGLGLAIVKEIIELHSGTVDISSATGEGSTVRVILPRIL
- a CDS encoding glycine betaine ABC transporter substrate-binding protein, which encodes MFNKKWKHLGLMFVIAPTLVIAACGTEEESSEDTNGEVNYGEEMGYKITGIEPGAGVVAASEAATEEYENLEGWEIVTSSSGAMATALGEAIDNEEPIIVTGWSPHWKFQKYDLKYLEDPKGVFGDAETIKTMARKGLEEEKPEAYKIIDQFEWESADIESIMLEVSDGADVEEATAAWVEDNADRVAVWTDGTEEVDGTEITLAYVEWDTEVASTNVVGKVLENQGFDVTLTPLDNAVMWQAVSEGQADAMVAAWLPGTHASQLETYGDDLVDLGVNLEGAKIGFVVPEYMDIDSIEDLTSAE
- a CDS encoding SulP family inorganic anion transporter, translated to MEKKSIFTGRYAGYSFQSFKKDLLSGIVVGVIAIPLGMAFAIASGVDPEYGIYTTIIAGILISIVGGSKFQIGGPTGAFIPILFAIVLTYGYESLLLAGFLAGIMLVLMGIFKLGSLIKYIPRPVTIGFTSGIAILIFVGQIANFLGLSGVEKHESFFMNVKEILLRIDTINVYSVLTAVVCLIAVMLTPKILPKVPGPLIGLLVSTIFATVFFPSEVATIGSAFGEISNKLPAFHLPEITFEQIQLLIGPAFVIAMLGGIESLLSAVVADGMTGSKHNSNRELIGQGIANMVTPLFGGIPATGAIARTATNIKNGAVSPFSGIIHGVVVLLVLLLFAPYASAIPLASMAPVLMIVAWNMSERHVFVSLVKTKTADSLVLLITFLLTVFVSLTVAVQVGLIAAVILFAKQMSEQLVIAKALPDPDDKDERMATHRVTNSRDCPQISIFNVEGPLFFGSAQTFEQSIMRTIHYKPNILLLRMGKVPFMDTTGEAYLSNIITDFSKHGTVIFSGMKPHPLSVMKKTGLYDDAGEEHFFEHTGEAIDFSLEKLDRNKCLGCQHFAFKECTALSAGLDYKRIEEI
- a CDS encoding ABC transporter permease; this translates as MNIAWKEIKKNKVRFIILGSIVFLVSLLTFIISGLANGLSQDNAALIKSLPDGQFYMAEDAEGTNSLSRIDLKIQDQTLSETKDAVALSIQMGFLNDEDDKQRSVAFVTSTESPLFENVEKGEIVLDRSLQEAGLKVGDTLTNDQFSGEFTVKEFVDQQKYSHAPVAFINMENYKEMYRTNEMQLLFVPENSEFPTIAGLQSYTNKEFLSAIPSYSAEQLSLNMIVWFLVVISALLFAIFFYMMNVQKIGLYGILKAIGVKTSTLFKMMWTQMFFITTIALVFSIGLSQLFNQFAPAGMPFSLTATVTIQLSIVFLVIGFIGATLSGIQIKKVEPLQAIQQGEV